Proteins found in one Acidobacteriota bacterium genomic segment:
- a CDS encoding sigma-54 dependent transcriptional regulator: MERLLVIDDEKSILDLLTAVFKKEGYSVKTAFSAPRALDLLERESFDLVITDIKMPGMSGMDVLARVKERTPDMPVILITAFGSIAQAVEALKAGALDYIVKPFDIEELKIIVARGLEKLRLMEENILLRRDLRNKYSLEKMVGKSRSMQEIYDLIEKVAVSDSTVLITGESGTGKEMAARAVHGLSARRDKPFVSINCAALPENLLESELFGHVRGAFTDAMTDKKGMFEAAQRGTLFLDEVGEMSPWTQVKLLRAIQERSIRRVGGTEEIPIDVRILAATNRDLKKRIASGRFREELYYRLNVISLDMPPLRNRIEDIPLLTAHFLEKHCTRAGKPLKRLAPEVIGYLEAYSWPGNIRELENVIERVVAIEDRETITAACLPQEILSPQARSEIRVALKPGFKLTEYLDELTRKYVIQALQSSGGVLRRAAPLLGVSYRTLRYLVDKHKINASAEDKDTATGRS, from the coding sequence ATGGAACGCCTTCTGGTCATCGACGACGAAAAGAGCATCCTCGACCTCTTGACGGCGGTCTTCAAGAAGGAAGGCTACTCCGTCAAAACGGCCTTCTCCGCCCCCCGCGCCCTGGATCTTCTCGAACGGGAGAGCTTCGACCTGGTCATCACCGACATCAAGATGCCCGGCATGAGCGGCATGGACGTTCTGGCCCGGGTCAAGGAGCGGACGCCGGACATGCCCGTGATCCTGATCACGGCTTTCGGCAGCATCGCTCAGGCCGTCGAGGCCCTCAAGGCCGGCGCCCTGGATTATATCGTCAAGCCCTTCGACATCGAAGAGCTGAAGATCATCGTGGCCCGCGGCCTGGAAAAGCTGCGGCTCATGGAGGAAAACATCCTCCTCCGCCGCGATCTCCGGAACAAATACAGCCTGGAGAAGATGGTCGGCAAGAGCCGGAGCATGCAGGAGATCTACGACCTCATCGAAAAAGTCGCCGTTTCGGACTCGACCGTGCTGATCACGGGCGAAAGCGGCACGGGAAAAGAGATGGCGGCCCGGGCCGTTCATGGGCTGAGCGCCCGCCGCGACAAGCCCTTTGTGTCCATCAACTGCGCCGCCCTGCCCGAAAACCTTCTGGAATCCGAACTCTTCGGCCACGTCCGCGGGGCCTTCACCGACGCCATGACCGACAAGAAGGGGATGTTCGAGGCGGCTCAGAGAGGCACGCTCTTTCTGGATGAGGTCGGGGAAATGTCGCCCTGGACCCAGGTCAAGCTTCTGCGGGCCATCCAGGAGCGAAGCATCCGCCGGGTGGGCGGCACGGAGGAAATTCCGATCGATGTCCGCATCCTGGCCGCAACCAACCGCGACCTCAAGAAGCGGATCGCCTCCGGCCGCTTCCGCGAGGAGCTTTATTACCGCCTCAACGTCATCTCTCTCGATATGCCGCCTCTTCGAAACCGGATCGAAGACATTCCTCTGCTCACGGCCCATTTTCTGGAAAAGCACTGCACCCGGGCGGGAAAACCCCTGAAGCGCCTGGCCCCCGAAGTCATCGGCTACCTTGAGGCCTATTCCTGGCCGGGGAACATCCGCGAGCTCGAAAACGTGATCGAGCGGGTCGTGGCCATCGAAGACCGGGAGACGATCACGGCGGCCTGCCTGCCGCAGGAGATTCTCTCACCCCAGGCCCGAAGCGAAATCCGTGTGGCCTTGAAGCCGGGGTTCAAGCTGACCGAATACCTGGATGAGCTGACCCGGAAATATGTCATCCAGGCCCTGCAGTCTTCGGGCGGCGTTTTGCGGCGGGCGGCCCCGCTTCTGGGCGTGAGTTACAGAACGCTCCGTTACCTTGTGGACAAACACAAAATCAACGCATCGGCGGAAGACAAGGATACGGCGACGGGAAGATCATGA
- a CDS encoding type II secretion system protein codes for MFNFKKAKGFTLIELLIVVAIIGILAALLIPNALTAMQKARQKSCMKEIMTISTGAMDYITDNSTWLLVEQSGDLSLGNQFITNLSPFYVRSIPINDAWNNPYQVYVGEDASAGMLTNVDPDQVGEEDFVIFSGGRGGIGTGDYTITSYDPLDPEASLYTVRTMADFNNHLAAWSGNWIVAPRTTAESQQQ; via the coding sequence ATGTTTAACTTCAAGAAGGCAAAGGGTTTCACTCTCATCGAGCTGCTGATCGTCGTCGCGATCATCGGCATCCTGGCGGCCCTGCTCATCCCGAATGCGCTGACCGCCATGCAGAAAGCCCGGCAGAAATCTTGCATGAAGGAAATCATGACGATTTCGACGGGAGCCATGGATTACATCACGGACAATTCGACTTGGTTACTGGTGGAACAAAGCGGAGACCTCTCACTGGGCAATCAATTTATTACGAATCTTTCCCCATTCTATGTGAGATCGATTCCGATTAATGATGCTTGGAATAATCCCTATCAAGTCTATGTTGGCGAGGATGCAAGCGCTGGAATGCTCACTAATGTGGATCCCGATCAAGTTGGAGAAGAAGATTTTGTCATTTTCAGCGGTGGCAGAGGTGGAATTGGGACGGGAGATTATACGATCACATCGTATGATCCTTTGGATCCAGAAGCGTCCCTCTATACTGTACGCACCATGGCAGACTTCAATAACCACTTGGCCGCTTGGTCCGGCAACTGGATCGTCGCACCTCGCACGACAGCCGAATCCCAGCAGCAATAA
- a CDS encoding nucleotidyl transferase AbiEii/AbiGii toxin family protein — MHRSLFLFYILHYDLASLFAGKIHTVLFRPYSKCRDWYDLLWYLTSAPRIEPNLEMLDNALAQSGWTGPKPTPENWKGFLKSAAEAMDEKRVQDDVRRLLEDPAEADLLTRSGFLSLLG, encoded by the coding sequence TTGCACAGATCGCTTTTTCTATTCTATATCCTTCATTATGATCTCGCCTCGCTGTTTGCGGGAAAAATCCACACCGTTCTCTTCCGGCCTTACAGCAAGTGCCGCGACTGGTATGACCTGCTTTGGTATTTGACGTCCGCACCGCGCATCGAGCCCAATCTCGAAATGCTCGACAACGCCCTCGCCCAAAGCGGCTGGACCGGTCCCAAGCCGACTCCCGAAAACTGGAAAGGATTTCTGAAATCGGCCGCCGAAGCCATGGACGAAAAGCGGGTTCAGGACGATGTCCGGAGACTTCTCGAGGATCCCGCCGAGGCGGATCTCCTGACCCGGTCCGGATTCCTTTCTCTTCTCGGTTAA
- a CDS encoding amidohydrolase family protein: protein MIHKKKSAAAIGILLVAAAAAIFIFLKGTAGAGPAWAGTDGETRGSLRGDAESGVETSALTAVIGGRVLTGTGLEIENGVVLIRDGKITAVGPAGSIAVPESAHVIIAKGRVVTPGLIDSHSHLGLGPSGGITEDNETTDPVTPQLRIIDSIHPEGLGPDRDQFKNALAEGVTAVAARPGSGNVIGGQSAVLKLRGGTVDDMVILFPADMKMALGRKGAYAAKGVMPTTKMGAAYLVRKALVEAADYGFALDRYEKEKAKDPKAVPPPRDLKKEAMLKVVRREIPVHIHVHTSDDIMTAVRLAEEFNFLRLSLGHAVEAYKVADELARSGVAVVVGPQMTTYDDEGRLINLAGFLRDKGVHVDIMSDADVVQQSFLRYQAAVAVKYGMDPGEALKAITLNPARTMGLEGRIGSLEPGKDADLAVFDGDPFDIMTRTVMVLVDGKVVYTADKDGK, encoded by the coding sequence ATGATTCACAAGAAGAAATCGGCTGCGGCGATCGGGATTCTGCTCGTGGCGGCTGCGGCGGCTATTTTCATATTCCTGAAGGGAACGGCCGGGGCGGGCCCGGCATGGGCGGGAACGGATGGGGAGACGCGCGGTAGCCTGCGCGGGGATGCGGAAAGCGGTGTTGAAACGTCCGCATTGACCGCCGTTATCGGCGGGCGCGTGCTCACCGGGACGGGACTCGAGATCGAAAACGGCGTCGTTCTCATCCGCGACGGAAAGATCACGGCTGTCGGACCGGCCGGATCGATCGCCGTCCCGGAAAGTGCGCATGTCATCATAGCGAAAGGGCGAGTCGTTACGCCGGGGCTTATCGATTCCCACTCGCACCTTGGGCTCGGGCCGTCGGGAGGGATCACCGAAGACAACGAAACGACCGACCCGGTGACCCCCCAACTCCGGATCATCGACTCCATTCACCCTGAAGGCCTCGGTCCGGACCGGGACCAGTTTAAAAATGCCCTGGCCGAGGGCGTAACGGCCGTTGCGGCCCGTCCGGGAAGCGGCAATGTCATCGGCGGGCAGTCGGCCGTTCTGAAGCTTCGGGGCGGGACCGTGGACGACATGGTCATCCTGTTTCCCGCCGACATGAAGATGGCGCTTGGCCGGAAAGGCGCTTATGCCGCCAAGGGCGTCATGCCGACGACCAAGATGGGGGCCGCCTATCTTGTCCGGAAGGCGCTGGTCGAGGCGGCCGATTACGGTTTTGCGCTGGACCGCTACGAAAAAGAAAAGGCCAAGGATCCAAAGGCCGTGCCGCCGCCACGGGACCTCAAGAAGGAGGCCATGCTCAAGGTCGTGCGCCGGGAAATCCCGGTCCATATTCATGTGCACACCTCCGACGACATCATGACCGCCGTGCGGCTGGCCGAGGAGTTCAACTTCCTGAGGCTTTCGCTCGGCCATGCCGTCGAAGCTTATAAAGTGGCCGATGAACTGGCCCGGAGCGGCGTTGCGGTTGTCGTCGGGCCGCAGATGACGACCTATGACGACGAGGGGCGGCTCATCAACCTGGCGGGTTTTCTCCGGGATAAAGGCGTCCACGTGGACATCATGTCGGATGCCGACGTCGTTCAGCAGTCCTTCCTCCGCTATCAGGCGGCCGTGGCCGTGAAGTACGGCATGGATCCGGGCGAGGCTCTGAAAGCGATCACGCTCAACCCGGCCCGAACCATGGGTCTTGAGGGGCGGATCGGAAGCCTCGAACCGGGGAAGGACGCCGACCTGGCCGTTTTCGACGGCGATCCGTTCGACATCATGACGCGGACGGTGATGGTCCTCGTTGACGGGAAGGTCGTTTACACGGCGGACAAGGATGGAAAGTGA
- a CDS encoding amidohydrolase family protein, producing the protein MRAALIGAAVLAAVVMSAETTIAEQSGKGVLVIRNGRVVPMAGPEIENGVVLIEGGKIKAVGAAADVPIPDGAEIVDAAGGWILPGLVESNAAIGLREMYGPPGGDELSDPVTAGLRILDALNPFDKRFEQTARAGITTLMIAPGRANVIGARTAVVKPRGKTAEDMVLLEPAGIKFSLGEGPKDAFGGKGRLPSTRMGSAYVVRKTLLEAAEYGRKRKEHAEKAAAAAKGWKSDAAPAPLTRNLDLEPLADLLEGKLQAFIECHRADDIRTALRLIDEFGFRAVLVGAAEGYRLAGEIAERGLPVVVGPMGVGSKRIETMNVKIENAALLAEAGVKVALSAEDASGIGTQEELALAAALAVKGGLDRDAALRAVTLSAAEILGVADRVGSLEPGKDADIVIFTGDPFHYLTRVSRVFIDGHLVPAQTAGSVR; encoded by the coding sequence GTGCGTGCAGCTTTAATCGGGGCGGCGGTCCTGGCTGCGGTTGTGATGAGCGCGGAGACGACAATCGCGGAACAATCCGGGAAAGGCGTGCTTGTGATCAGGAACGGCCGGGTCGTGCCGATGGCCGGACCGGAGATCGAAAACGGAGTCGTGCTGATCGAAGGCGGCAAGATCAAGGCCGTCGGCGCGGCGGCCGATGTGCCGATCCCCGATGGGGCGGAGATCGTTGATGCGGCGGGAGGCTGGATTCTGCCGGGCCTCGTTGAGTCGAATGCGGCGATCGGCCTCCGCGAGATGTATGGGCCGCCGGGCGGCGACGAGCTGTCCGATCCGGTGACGGCGGGGCTCCGCATTCTCGATGCCCTGAATCCCTTCGACAAGCGGTTCGAACAGACGGCCCGGGCCGGCATCACGACGCTCATGATCGCTCCGGGACGGGCCAATGTCATCGGCGCACGGACGGCCGTCGTCAAGCCGAGAGGGAAAACGGCCGAGGACATGGTTCTCCTGGAACCCGCCGGAATCAAGTTCTCGCTCGGCGAGGGGCCGAAGGATGCCTTCGGAGGCAAGGGCCGCCTGCCGTCGACGCGCATGGGAAGCGCCTACGTCGTTCGCAAGACGCTGCTGGAGGCGGCCGAATACGGCCGGAAGAGAAAAGAACATGCCGAAAAAGCGGCCGCGGCGGCGAAGGGGTGGAAGAGCGACGCGGCGCCTGCGCCCCTGACGCGAAATCTGGACCTCGAGCCCCTGGCCGATCTCCTCGAAGGGAAACTCCAGGCCTTTATCGAGTGTCATCGGGCCGACGACATCCGGACGGCTCTCCGGCTGATCGACGAATTCGGCTTCCGGGCCGTCCTGGTCGGCGCGGCGGAGGGATACAGGCTGGCCGGAGAGATCGCCGAACGCGGTCTTCCGGTCGTCGTCGGGCCGATGGGTGTCGGGTCGAAGCGAATCGAAACGATGAATGTGAAGATCGAAAACGCCGCCCTGCTGGCTGAAGCAGGAGTTAAGGTGGCACTATCGGCCGAGGACGCTTCTGGTATCGGAACACAGGAGGAGCTTGCCCTGGCCGCGGCGCTGGCCGTCAAGGGCGGACTCGACCGCGATGCGGCCCTTCGGGCGGTGACGCTTTCGGCGGCAGAAATCCTGGGTGTTGCGGATCGTGTCGGAAGCCTCGAGCCCGGAAAAGACGCCGATATCGTCATCTTCACCGGCGACCCGTTCCACTATCTGACGCGCGTCTCCCGCGTCTTCATCGACGGCCACCTTGTCCCCGCTCAGACTGCTGGAAGTGTTAGATAA
- a CDS encoding ATP-binding protein, producing MDILPRLLNIKLPARQSAFLWGPRKTGKSTFLKHAFPSSVVFDFLKTDVALDFTKRPALLREQILAKDPESLKNPIILDEVQKVPGVLDEVHGLIESHGLRFILCGSSARKLKRGKANLLGGRAWRYEMFPLVTSELEDFDLLKALNRGMIPSHYFQETYRKSLSGYIQDYLKEEVFAEGLTRNIPGFARFFDAMGASHGELLNFANIGRDAGIDAKTVREYFQILVDTLLGRMVEPFTKKTSRQILTKAVKFYLFDVGVAGAVIKRHVPEERGSGFGRAFEHFILMELAAHASYRDLHYPIRYWRTKTGHEVDFVLGDGEAAVEVKGSRRVDSNELKSLDVFLDEYGPKSAIVVCNEREERRVGRIRVMPWRRFLSELWDGKIIR from the coding sequence ATGGATATTCTGCCGAGGCTCTTGAACATCAAGCTCCCGGCGAGGCAATCCGCCTTCCTGTGGGGGCCCAGGAAAACGGGAAAATCCACCTTCTTGAAACATGCGTTTCCTTCAAGCGTGGTGTTCGATTTTCTCAAAACGGATGTCGCCCTCGACTTCACCAAACGACCCGCCCTTCTCCGGGAGCAAATCCTGGCCAAAGATCCGGAATCCCTCAAAAATCCGATCATTCTGGATGAGGTTCAAAAAGTGCCCGGCGTTTTGGACGAGGTCCACGGACTGATCGAGAGTCACGGCCTTCGTTTCATTCTTTGCGGATCGAGCGCCCGGAAATTGAAGAGGGGAAAAGCGAACCTTCTTGGCGGGCGGGCTTGGCGATACGAGATGTTCCCTCTGGTCACATCCGAACTCGAGGACTTCGACCTGCTCAAAGCCCTGAACCGGGGGATGATTCCCAGCCATTACTTCCAGGAGACTTATCGAAAATCTCTTTCGGGCTATATTCAGGATTATCTAAAAGAAGAGGTCTTCGCCGAGGGGTTGACCCGGAACATCCCGGGCTTTGCCAGGTTCTTTGACGCCATGGGCGCCTCTCACGGGGAGTTGCTCAATTTTGCGAATATCGGCCGCGATGCCGGGATTGACGCCAAAACGGTCCGGGAATACTTCCAGATCCTTGTGGATACGCTCCTGGGGCGGATGGTCGAACCGTTCACCAAAAAAACATCGCGGCAGATCCTGACCAAGGCGGTTAAATTTTATCTCTTCGATGTCGGTGTTGCCGGGGCCGTCATCAAGCGCCATGTCCCGGAAGAACGCGGGTCGGGCTTCGGGCGGGCCTTCGAACACTTCATCCTTATGGAACTTGCGGCTCATGCCTCGTATCGGGATCTGCATTATCCCATCCGGTACTGGAGAACAAAAACCGGCCATGAAGTGGATTTCGTGCTGGGCGACGGCGAAGCGGCGGTCGAGGTCAAGGGAAGCCGCCGCGTCGACTCGAATGAACTGAAGTCGCTCGACGTGTTTCTGGATGAATATGGGCCGAAGAGTGCGATTGTCGTCTGCAACGAAAGGGAAGAGCGCCGGGTCGGCCGCATCCGGGTGATGCCCTGGCGCAGGTTCCTCTCTGAGCTCTGGGACGGCAAAATCATCCGCTGA
- a CDS encoding AAA family ATPase, with the protein MFERAILRRLHEWKSQSDRKPLILRGARQVGKTTAVRLFSPVYDQFISLNLEKPEEAGLFSRSLAPSELMQAIRFFKGLPSIQGRTLLFLDEIQNSPEAVTSLRYFFEELPGVHVIAAGSLLEVALTQKQIGIPVGRVEYALMHPLTFREFLGATGEAHVLEALDTIPAPEYALGGLMNLFHRFALVGGMPEIVARYAEHRDSVALAPLYRSLWTSFLDDIPKYARNETMKRVIRHCLEAAPLEAGERIKFAGFGKSNYRSREAGESLKTLEQAMLLHLLAPTTSTEIPLVPDRRKSPKLLFLDIGLINFSAGIQGHYFEYPDLYSFYRGRIAEMIVGQELIAVDPHHGKPVFWVREKSQAPAEVDFVLQHGSLAVPVEVKAGAKGTLKSLHQFMNRCPHEFAVRLYAGPLELARTKTSEGKPFTLLNLPYCLAGELQAYIRWMIERG; encoded by the coding sequence ATGTTTGAAAGAGCAATACTTCGCAGACTTCACGAATGGAAGAGCCAATCGGATCGCAAACCCCTTATTCTTCGGGGCGCTCGTCAGGTCGGAAAGACCACGGCCGTTCGGCTGTTTTCACCGGTTTACGACCAGTTTATCTCTCTCAACCTCGAGAAACCCGAAGAGGCCGGGCTGTTCTCCCGATCCCTAGCTCCCTCTGAACTCATGCAAGCCATCAGGTTTTTCAAAGGGCTTCCGAGCATTCAAGGCCGCACTCTTCTTTTTCTCGATGAGATTCAGAACTCTCCCGAAGCCGTGACCTCCCTGCGTTATTTCTTTGAAGAACTCCCCGGTGTTCACGTGATTGCGGCCGGCTCACTTCTCGAGGTCGCCCTGACTCAGAAACAGATCGGCATTCCTGTGGGAAGAGTTGAATACGCTCTGATGCACCCCCTGACCTTCAGAGAGTTTCTTGGCGCCACAGGCGAAGCCCATGTCCTCGAAGCCCTGGACACCATTCCCGCCCCTGAATACGCCTTGGGCGGGCTCATGAATTTATTTCACCGATTTGCTCTTGTCGGCGGCATGCCCGAAATCGTCGCTCGATATGCCGAACATCGCGACAGCGTGGCTCTCGCGCCTCTTTACCGCTCTTTGTGGACATCCTTTCTGGACGACATTCCCAAGTATGCCCGAAACGAGACCATGAAGCGTGTCATCCGCCATTGTCTCGAAGCGGCCCCCCTGGAAGCCGGCGAGCGGATCAAGTTCGCGGGTTTCGGCAAATCGAACTACCGCTCGCGGGAGGCCGGCGAGTCTTTAAAGACTCTTGAACAAGCCATGCTCCTTCACCTCCTCGCACCCACGACATCGACGGAGATTCCTCTCGTTCCCGACCGTCGAAAATCGCCCAAGCTGCTGTTCCTGGATATCGGTCTGATCAACTTTTCGGCCGGCATCCAAGGGCACTACTTCGAGTATCCCGATCTTTATTCTTTCTATCGTGGCCGGATTGCGGAAATGATTGTCGGTCAGGAGCTGATCGCCGTCGATCCCCACCACGGCAAGCCTGTTTTCTGGGTGCGGGAAAAAAGCCAAGCTCCTGCTGAAGTCGATTTCGTTCTCCAACATGGAAGCCTCGCCGTTCCTGTCGAGGTCAAGGCCGGAGCCAAGGGCACGCTGAAGTCGCTCCACCAGTTCATGAACAGGTGCCCCCATGAGTTTGCCGTCCGACTTTACGCGGGCCCCTTGGAGCTTGCGCGAACGAAAACCTCCGAAGGCAAGCCATTTACCCTCCTCAACCTTCCTTATTGCCTCGCCGGAGAATTGCAGGCCTACATCCGCTGGATGATCGAGAGAGGATGA
- a CDS encoding Na+/H+ antiporter subunit E, whose protein sequence is MTGLVGKCYFPYLDGALRRPDRRIRRDEDRDVDIDEKEEIRTVEKACGPMRSGTGFFRVLRFPSRRAAYVFYRNMAVQFALLMGLWLLLSGHYDAFHIGAGIASALLVTAVNFRLNKFFFIRDDLCQSAPIRVRRLFIYIPWLLWQIVISSIQVAAVVLHPKLPADPALIRFRTKLPTTASRVILANSITLTPGTLTVELDGEAFFVHALTDFSFTGIADGSLPGQVARLYDKKPGQIVSRLRVFKTTRRT, encoded by the coding sequence TTGACAGGGCTTGTCGGAAAATGTTATTTTCCCTATCTTGACGGCGCGCTTCGCCGGCCCGACCGGCGCATCCGCCGGGACGAGGACCGCGACGTGGATATCGACGAAAAAGAAGAAATCCGGACTGTGGAAAAAGCCTGCGGGCCGATGCGCTCCGGGACGGGCTTTTTTCGCGTCCTGCGCTTTCCATCCCGGCGGGCGGCCTATGTCTTCTACCGCAACATGGCCGTCCAGTTTGCGCTCCTCATGGGCCTCTGGCTCCTCCTGAGCGGCCACTACGACGCGTTTCACATCGGGGCCGGCATCGCCTCGGCCCTGCTCGTCACGGCCGTCAATTTCCGACTGAACAAGTTTTTCTTCATTCGCGACGATCTCTGCCAGTCCGCCCCGATCCGCGTCCGGCGGCTCTTCATTTACATCCCCTGGCTCCTCTGGCAGATCGTCATCTCCTCCATTCAGGTGGCGGCGGTGGTTCTCCATCCCAAGCTTCCGGCCGATCCGGCCCTCATCCGCTTCCGGACAAAGCTCCCGACCACGGCTTCCCGGGTCATCCTGGCCAATTCCATCACCCTCACCCCCGGCACGCTGACCGTCGAACTCGACGGCGAAGCCTTCTTTGTCCACGCCCTGACCGACTTTTCCTTCACCGGCATCGCCGACGGCTCCCTCCCGGGACAGGTGGCCCGTCTCTACGACAAGAAACCGGGCCAGATCGTCAGCCGTCTCCGGGTTTTCAAGACGACGAGGCGGACCTGA
- a CDS encoding monovalent cation/H+ antiporter complex subunit F, which translates to MERYFVYLGVLLTVIILIPLYRVLRGPTLFDRMLGAGAFGTKTMVLVVVVGFIFDRLDMFIDITLAYAVLNFIGTIAVARYLGAMVRRRK; encoded by the coding sequence ATGGAACGATATTTCGTCTATCTCGGCGTCCTCCTGACCGTCATCATCCTCATTCCGCTCTACCGCGTTCTCCGCGGCCCGACGCTCTTCGACCGGATGCTCGGCGCCGGCGCCTTCGGGACAAAGACCATGGTCCTTGTCGTCGTCGTCGGCTTCATTTTTGACCGCCTCGACATGTTCATTGATATCACCCTGGCCTATGCCGTTCTCAATTTCATCGGGACGATCGCCGTGGCCCGCTACCTGGGCGCGATGGTGAGAAGAAGGAAGTGA
- the mnhG gene encoding monovalent cation/H(+) antiporter subunit G, which translates to MPINFIISNIIVSVGVFFLLVGSIGLVRLPDFYSRAHAVGKSDTLGIILVVLGLVVHEGLSLNSVKLVMIMVFVGLTSPTATHALAKAAFRFGLRPWFRSESADGTHEGEDHTDSESVGHEDEMDGGQGLDVEACVCLLRDDAEGDDDDENGGGPACPIKRKEP; encoded by the coding sequence ATGCCCATCAATTTCATCATTTCCAACATCATCGTCAGTGTCGGGGTGTTTTTTCTCCTCGTCGGGAGCATCGGGCTCGTCCGCCTGCCGGATTTCTACAGCCGGGCTCACGCCGTCGGCAAGAGCGACACCCTGGGCATCATTCTCGTCGTTCTCGGCCTGGTCGTCCACGAGGGGCTGTCCCTGAACAGCGTCAAGCTGGTCATGATCATGGTTTTCGTCGGACTGACCAGCCCGACGGCCACGCACGCCCTGGCCAAAGCCGCCTTCCGGTTCGGTCTGCGGCCCTGGTTCCGGTCGGAAAGTGCGGACGGGACGCATGAAGGCGAGGATCACACCGATTCCGAATCGGTCGGCCACGAGGACGAAATGGATGGCGGCCAGGGCCTGGACGTCGAGGCCTGCGTCTGCCTCCTCCGGGATGATGCTGAGGGCGATGACGACGATGAGAACGGCGGCGGCCCGGCCTGTCCGATTAAAAGAAAGGAGCCCTGA
- a CDS encoding hydrogenase subunit MbhD domain-containing protein, giving the protein MHWELEVTLLIFLVASALLALESRNLLTAVVSLTVFSFLSALLYVAMGAVDVGFTEAVVGGGVSGVLFVVTIFKTTRKCRD; this is encoded by the coding sequence ATGCACTGGGAACTCGAAGTCACGCTTCTCATTTTCCTGGTGGCCTCGGCTCTCCTGGCCCTCGAGTCGCGGAATCTCCTGACCGCCGTCGTCAGCCTGACCGTGTTCAGTTTTCTTTCCGCTCTTCTCTATGTCGCCATGGGCGCCGTAGACGTCGGCTTCACCGAGGCCGTCGTCGGCGGCGGCGTGAGCGGCGTGCTGTTCGTCGTCACCATCTTCAAAACGACAAGGAAATGCCGGGATTGA
- the mbhE gene encoding hydrogen gas-evolving membrane-bound hydrogenase subunit E, translating to MIKAANFAALALFAGLLIYAASGLPNRGDPTAVLHRDTSPAGTPNAPSYYIRNAYRDAATPNMVTVILADYRSFDTMGEETVIFAAGLACLLILRRKRKNPKGEIEP from the coding sequence TTGATCAAAGCCGCCAATTTCGCCGCGCTCGCCCTGTTCGCCGGGCTGCTGATTTATGCCGCGTCGGGACTTCCGAACCGGGGCGACCCGACGGCCGTTCTGCACCGGGATACGAGCCCGGCCGGAACGCCCAACGCCCCGTCCTATTACATCCGTAACGCCTACAGGGATGCCGCGACGCCGAACATGGTCACCGTCATCCTGGCCGATTACCGGAGCTTCGACACCATGGGCGAGGAAACGGTCATCTTTGCGGCCGGACTGGCCTGCCTTCTCATCCTGCGCCGGAAGCGGAAAAATCCCAAGGGAGAAATCGAGCCGTGA
- a CDS encoding MnhB domain-containing protein produces MRDYETDDIVILVSRTLSPFIMLFALYVIFHGHYSPGGGFQGGTMLAAAVILIRLAVGGDIAQLQFPRGLGMPLGAVGVLIYFGTGVAAMIGGGSFLDYAYLPLSGTAAALRSLGILIIEVGVGLAVVGILVSIYDDILEAGDR; encoded by the coding sequence GTGAGGGACTACGAGACCGACGACATCGTCATCCTGGTCAGCCGCACGCTTTCGCCCTTCATCATGCTGTTTGCGCTCTACGTCATTTTTCACGGCCATTACAGTCCGGGCGGCGGATTCCAGGGCGGCACCATGCTGGCCGCGGCCGTAATCCTCATCCGCCTGGCCGTCGGGGGTGACATCGCCCAGCTCCAGTTCCCCCGCGGTCTCGGCATGCCTCTGGGTGCGGTGGGTGTGCTGATATACTTCGGCACGGGTGTCGCGGCCATGATCGGCGGCGGCTCATTCCTGGACTATGCCTACCTGCCTCTTTCCGGTACGGCTGCGGCTCTGAGATCCCTGGGCATCCTGATTATCGAAGTCGGCGTGGGGCTTGCCGTCGTGGGCATTCTGGTCTCCATCTACGACGACATCCTCGAGGCGGGGGACAGATGA